Proteins encoded within one genomic window of Amycolatopsis sp. 2-15:
- a CDS encoding recombinase family protein: MLTVQEVDRLGRNLIEGLLVLNDLFSRGIAVKVLEGIAAGEHTERNLILDMALALAEDRRRDIVRKTRNGLDSARARGRTGGRPGVVDADKRRIVLARHADGESIRTIARATKLSIGTAHSVIAEQRATSG; encoded by the coding sequence ATGCTCACTGTCCAGGAGGTCGACCGGCTCGGCCGCAACCTCATCGAGGGCCTGCTCGTGCTCAACGACCTGTTCTCCCGCGGCATCGCCGTCAAGGTCCTCGAGGGCATCGCCGCCGGCGAGCACACCGAGCGCAACCTCATCCTGGACATGGCACTGGCGTTGGCCGAGGACCGCCGCCGCGACATCGTCCGCAAAACCCGCAACGGCCTCGACTCCGCCCGCGCCCGCGGCCGCACTGGCGGCCGACCAGGCGTCGTCGACGCCGACAAACGCCGCATCGTCCTCGCCCGCCACGCCGACGGCGAGTCCATCCGCACTATCGCCCGCGCCACCAAGCTGTCCATCGGCACAGCCCACAGTGTCATCGCTGAGCAGCGCGCTACCAGCGGCTGA
- the pip gene encoding prolyl aminopeptidase: MIDDVKVRSSGLLPVGGGHEIYWEESGNPDGIPALYLHGGPGGGLGTGKYRNKLDPERFRIIGLDQRGCGRSRPLVTTAGYRLEDNTTSDLVADIERVREHLHVGEWLLNGVSWGSTLTLAYAQDHPERVLGLVLIAVTTTDRFQVDWITETVGAVYPEAWDRLATHAEQAGIGYRRHEGRLVEAYARLMTDADPEVRDATSRAWMDWEDHHISIGSGHVQPRTGWSDDLRVFATLVTHYWANDAFLNPPILQRMDRLRGIPATLIHGRRDVSGPAVIPWLLHRAWPGSELIIEESEGHGGELMVKAWRSANDRHADRIESR; encoded by the coding sequence GTGATCGATGACGTGAAGGTGCGGTCCTCCGGACTTCTTCCGGTTGGTGGCGGGCATGAGATCTACTGGGAGGAGTCGGGGAACCCTGACGGGATCCCTGCTCTGTACTTGCACGGAGGCCCGGGTGGGGGGCTCGGCACCGGCAAATACCGGAACAAACTCGATCCGGAGCGGTTCCGCATCATCGGTCTGGACCAGCGAGGCTGCGGACGTTCAAGGCCGCTTGTGACGACGGCCGGCTACCGGCTGGAAGACAACACCACGTCCGATCTTGTTGCTGACATCGAACGGGTCAGGGAGCATCTTCACGTCGGCGAGTGGCTGCTCAACGGTGTGTCGTGGGGTTCTACGCTCACCCTTGCCTACGCCCAGGATCATCCGGAAAGGGTGCTGGGCCTTGTTCTCATTGCAGTCACCACGACCGACCGGTTTCAGGTGGACTGGATCACCGAGACAGTCGGGGCTGTTTACCCCGAAGCGTGGGACCGGCTGGCGACGCATGCCGAGCAGGCGGGCATCGGTTATCGCCGACACGAGGGCCGTCTCGTCGAGGCATACGCCCGTTTGATGACCGACGCCGACCCTGAGGTTCGTGACGCGACGTCCCGAGCGTGGATGGACTGGGAAGATCACCACATCTCGATCGGCTCTGGCCATGTCCAGCCACGCACCGGCTGGAGCGATGATCTCCGTGTTTTCGCCACGCTCGTCACGCACTACTGGGCCAACGACGCGTTCCTGAATCCGCCGATTCTGCAGCGAATGGATCGCCTGCGTGGCATCCCAGCCACCCTCATCCACGGTCGGCGCGACGTCAGCGGCCCGGCGGTCATCCCCTGGTTGCTGCACCGTGCCTGGCCCGGCAGCGAGCTGATCATCGAAGAGAGCGAAGGCCACGGCGGCGAGCTCATGGTGAAGGCATGGCGCTCGGCCAATGACCGCCACGCCGATCGTATCGAGTCACGTTGA
- a CDS encoding transposase — MLSVVSRFELLSDEQWVLIEDLLPVRTGKRGRPFSDARAMVEGIIYRYRCGIAWRDVPAVFGPWQTIWTWHRRMAGDGTWDTVLQRLLTAADAAGMVDWAVSVDSTIARAHQHATNIRRVTGGWVELHGSARRAA, encoded by the coding sequence ATGCTGTCGGTCGTGTCGCGGTTTGAGTTGCTGTCGGATGAGCAGTGGGTGTTGATCGAGGATCTGTTGCCGGTGCGTACCGGTAAGCGGGGTCGTCCGTTTTCGGACGCGCGGGCGATGGTGGAAGGGATCATCTACCGGTATCGGTGCGGGATCGCGTGGCGGGATGTGCCGGCGGTGTTCGGTCCGTGGCAGACGATCTGGACCTGGCACCGTCGCATGGCCGGTGACGGCACGTGGGACACCGTGTTGCAGCGGCTGCTGACCGCTGCGGATGCGGCCGGGATGGTGGATTGGGCGGTGTCGGTGGATTCCACGATCGCGCGGGCGCATCAGCACGCCACCAACATCAGGCGTGTCACAGGGGGCTGGGTCGAACTACACGGATCTGCTCGCCGAGCCGCCTGA
- a CDS encoding IS5 family transposase, translating to MSQGAGSNYTDLLAEPPDHAIGRSRGGWSTKVHHLVDGNGRPLVTLVGPGQAGDAPMFPHLMRHLRIRRAGRGRARTRPDRVRGDKAYSSRAIRGHLRTRGITAVIPEPADQVGHRTRRGSRGGRPPAFDVLDYRGRNVVERGFNLLKQWRGLATRFDKLAIVYRSAVLLHAVITWTKALSDVL from the coding sequence GTGTCACAGGGGGCTGGGTCGAACTACACGGATCTGCTCGCCGAGCCGCCTGATCATGCGATCGGCCGCTCGCGCGGCGGCTGGAGCACGAAGGTCCACCACCTCGTCGACGGGAACGGCCGACCACTGGTGACGTTGGTCGGTCCCGGTCAGGCCGGCGACGCACCGATGTTTCCGCACCTGATGCGGCACCTGCGGATCCGTCGGGCTGGGCGTGGTCGGGCACGTACTCGTCCCGACCGGGTCCGGGGCGACAAGGCCTACTCCTCGCGAGCGATCCGCGGGCACTTGCGCACCCGCGGCATCACCGCCGTCATCCCCGAACCTGCCGATCAGGTCGGGCACCGCACACGCCGGGGTTCACGCGGCGGCCGCCCACCAGCGTTCGATGTCCTCGACTACCGCGGCCGCAACGTCGTCGAGCGCGGCTTCAACCTGCTCAAACAATGGCGTGGCTTGGCCACCCGCTTCGACAAGCTGGCCATCGTCTACCGCTCCGCCGTACTCCTCCACGCCGTGATCACCTGGACCAAGGCTTTGTCAGACGTGCTCTAG
- the sepF gene encoding cell division protein SepF translates to MTAVEPERNGDHDAALDVPQHRFTPLSFGDARAIGEAYRKGEAVLIDLTQLSDRIAVRFVDFSAGLGFQAGGQMSRVASKVYLLAHAAAPSPPTPVARSAS, encoded by the coding sequence GTGACCGCTGTCGAACCGGAACGGAACGGCGACCACGACGCCGCTCTCGATGTTCCTCAGCACCGGTTCACGCCGCTGAGCTTCGGCGACGCCCGCGCAATCGGCGAGGCCTACCGCAAGGGCGAGGCCGTATTGATCGACCTCACCCAGCTATCCGACCGCATCGCGGTGCGATTCGTGGACTTCAGCGCTGGACTCGGTTTCCAGGCGGGCGGACAGATGAGCCGGGTAGCCAGCAAGGTCTATCTCCTCGCTCACGCCGCCGCACCCTCACCTCCAACGCCCGTGGCGAGGTCCGCCAGCTGA
- a CDS encoding helix-turn-helix domain-containing protein, translating to MILARHADGESIRTIAHATKVSIGTVHTVIAEQRTANG from the coding sequence ATCATCCTCGCTCGGCACGCCGACGGCGAGTCCATCCGCACCATCGCCCACGCCACCAAGGTGTCCATCGGCACCGTCCACACCGTCATCGCCGAGCAGCGCACCGCCAACGGCTGA
- a CDS encoding MarR family winged helix-turn-helix transcriptional regulator, which produces MATKRETRVQADRLLCGLVNGLANNIEAHVRVRAATLGLTASQGTALAELTRPLTLRELAERMSCEPSNVTFVADRLEEQGYLERHPHPDDRRAKQLVLTPKGTELRGRLLDLLSEGSPRPPCPPKRRTSCSSSSPAPSSADPPQRAFTEASAPVANLHSPTSRCTSVPQHQFAFGDRPAQLVPGVRPCPQRSGSSAPAGRRLTRIPVCSLTPNGSVRVSLKWVTASA; this is translated from the coding sequence GTGGCCACCAAGCGCGAGACCCGAGTCCAAGCCGACCGCCTGCTGTGCGGGCTGGTCAACGGCCTGGCCAATAACATCGAAGCCCACGTTCGGGTCCGGGCGGCCACTCTCGGCCTGACCGCCTCACAAGGCACCGCGCTTGCCGAGCTGACCCGCCCGCTGACCCTACGCGAACTCGCCGAACGGATGAGCTGCGAGCCCTCCAACGTCACCTTCGTCGCTGATCGCCTCGAAGAGCAGGGCTACCTCGAACGCCATCCCCACCCCGACGACCGCCGCGCCAAGCAGCTCGTCCTGACCCCCAAAGGCACCGAACTCCGCGGACGCCTCCTCGACCTGCTCTCCGAGGGCTCCCCCCGACCCCCCTGTCCGCCGAAGAGAAGGACGTCCTGCAGCAGCTCCTCACCCGCGCCCTCATCCGCTGACCCGCCCCAACGGGCGTTCACGGAGGCGTCTGCACCGGTCGCGAACCTGCACTCACCGACGAGCCGGTGCACCAGCGTTCCACAGCACCAATTCGCGTTCGGCGATCGGCCGGCGCAGCTGGTACCAGGCGTCCGGCCATGTCCCCAGCGCTCGGGATCGTCCGCGCCGGCGGGCAGGCGGCTGACGCGCATCCCCGTGTGCTCGTTGACGCCGAACGGCTCGGTCAGGGTCTCCTTGAAGTGGGTGACCGCGTCGGCGTAG
- a CDS encoding aldo/keto reductase has product MKHIKLGDLDVSRIGLGVLSMSYAYTGAGTDDAESIRTIHRALDLGVTFLDTAEVYGPYINEELLGKALKGRRDQAVVATKFGMISHARGGAGELDSSPANIRTAVEGSLKRLGTDYIDLYYQHRVDPNTPIEDTVGTMGELVAEGKIRHIGLSEAGLETIRRAHAVRPIAAVQSEYSLWARHPEERVLPLLRELNIGFVPYSPLGRGFLTGQIRSTSHFDDTDLRKNNPRFTGENFQRNLRIADEVQAIAAEASVTPAQIALAWLLSRGDNIAPIPGTKRVARVEENTAADALELTAEQIEKLDNLPPAVGDTHDEAALRLLER; this is encoded by the coding sequence ATGAAGCACATCAAGCTGGGGGACCTGGACGTCTCCCGTATCGGTCTGGGCGTGTTATCGATGTCTTACGCCTACACGGGGGCCGGCACGGACGACGCCGAGTCGATCCGCACCATCCATCGGGCCCTGGACCTGGGAGTCACTTTCCTCGACACCGCTGAGGTCTACGGCCCGTACATCAATGAGGAGCTCTTAGGCAAAGCGCTCAAGGGCCGCCGGGACCAGGCCGTGGTGGCGACGAAGTTCGGCATGATCTCGCATGCGCGCGGCGGAGCAGGAGAACTCGACAGCAGCCCGGCCAACATCCGCACCGCCGTCGAGGGCTCGCTTAAGCGGCTGGGCACCGACTACATCGACCTGTACTACCAGCACCGAGTCGACCCGAACACACCCATCGAGGACACCGTCGGGACGATGGGCGAACTGGTCGCCGAGGGCAAGATTCGCCACATCGGACTGTCCGAGGCCGGACTGGAGACGATCCGCCGTGCCCACGCCGTGCGCCCCATCGCTGCCGTCCAGTCGGAGTACTCCCTATGGGCCCGGCACCCGGAGGAACGGGTGCTACCCCTGCTGCGCGAGCTGAACATCGGCTTCGTTCCCTACTCACCCCTGGGACGCGGCTTCCTCACCGGACAGATCCGCTCGACCAGCCACTTCGACGACACCGACCTGCGTAAGAACAACCCGCGCTTCACCGGCGAGAACTTCCAGCGCAATCTGCGTATCGCAGACGAGGTCCAAGCCATTGCCGCCGAAGCGAGTGTCACCCCGGCACAGATCGCGCTGGCCTGGCTGCTGAGCCGGGGCGACAACATCGCCCCCATCCCCGGCACCAAACGCGTGGCACGCGTTGAGGAGAACACCGCCGCCGACGCCCTCGAATTGACTGCGGAACAGATCGAGAAGCTCGACAACCTTCCCCCAGCCGTCGGTGATACCCACGACGAAGCTGCCTTGCGCCTGCTGGAGCGTTGA
- a CDS encoding MBL fold metallo-hydrolase, translating to MATTTEFDRTRLTSAPRVRSLQLGELKITYVPDGLCLCKPRGWLTGTTDADWAANRDHLDDGGFLPAAIGGLLVERGDRALLIDTGFGPESYPDDPANPTIGSIYGGELLDGLRRLGRDPSQIEAVAITHLHLDHLGWAWSTEPGTDAPPFAHATHFVAAPEWERRDLAAEAGATEERLAAFAPRVRTAEDGEEIFPGVRVSFSVGHTFGHATYTITGGDRRLIAFGDAMHAPIQVTHPEWGCALDHDPAEATEQRRRLVDELSRPDTIGYGNHFGDVVFGRAERRPDGRFTWVPVA from the coding sequence ATGGCCACGACGACCGAGTTCGACCGCACACGGCTGACCAGTGCACCGCGCGTTCGTTCGCTCCAACTGGGCGAGCTGAAGATCACCTACGTCCCGGACGGGCTGTGCCTGTGCAAACCGCGCGGCTGGCTGACCGGCACCACCGACGCGGACTGGGCGGCCAACCGCGATCATCTGGACGACGGCGGCTTCCTGCCCGCAGCCATCGGCGGGCTGCTGGTCGAGCGGGGTGACCGGGCGCTGCTCATCGACACCGGGTTCGGACCCGAGTCCTATCCCGACGACCCGGCCAACCCGACGATTGGCAGCATCTACGGCGGTGAGCTGCTGGACGGGCTGCGGCGGCTGGGCCGCGATCCGAGCCAGATCGAGGCCGTCGCCATCACCCACCTGCACCTCGACCACCTGGGCTGGGCCTGGAGCACCGAGCCTGGCACCGATGCGCCGCCGTTCGCGCACGCCACCCACTTCGTCGCGGCACCCGAGTGGGAGCGGCGCGACCTGGCCGCCGAGGCCGGGGCGACCGAGGAACGTCTGGCCGCCTTCGCACCCCGCGTCCGTACCGCCGAGGACGGCGAGGAGATCTTCCCCGGCGTGCGGGTCTCGTTCTCGGTCGGACACACATTCGGCCACGCCACGTACACCATCACCGGCGGCGACCGGCGCCTCATCGCGTTCGGCGACGCAATGCACGCGCCGATCCAGGTCACCCACCCCGAATGGGGCTGCGCGCTCGACCATGACCCGGCCGAAGCCACCGAGCAGCGCCGCCGCCTGGTCGACGAGCTGAGCCGTCCCGACACCATCGGCTACGGCAACCACTTTGGCGATGTGGTCTTCGGACGCGCCGAACGCCGACCCGACGGCCGGTTCACCTGGGTCCCCGTCGCCTGA
- a CDS encoding M50 family metallopeptidase, translating into MVGSRDLLMDRANVVGTVFHGGGHALASIVTGGGVTQIMITSANSRGGRP; encoded by the coding sequence ATGGTTGGCTCTCGGGACTTGCTGATGGACCGCGCGAACGTGGTGGGCACCGTGTTCCACGGGGGCGGGCATGCGCTGGCCAGCATCGTCACCGGCGGCGGGGTCACCCAGATCATGATCACCAGCGCCAACAGCCGCGGCGGACGGCCGTAG
- a CDS encoding ATP-binding protein, which yields MLRNRHSERVEFDRLVDAVRAGQSRVLVVRGEPGVGKTALLEYVAEVARGCRVVRAAGIESETELAFAGLHQVCAPMLDRLAWLPDPQRVALETVLGLGTSASPPDRFLVGLAVLSLLAEAARRRPLMCLVDDAQWLDQASVQTLAFVARRLSAESVGVVFALRESHETGELTGLPELVIGGLRDEDARELLDSALQGPLDPQVRDRLLAETRGNPLALLELPSGLSLAELAGGFGLPSIKGLPSRVEESFHRRLALLPPETRLLLLVAAAEQSGEPVLLWRAAERLGTGIAAAAPAEETGLVTFGPRVWFRHPLVRSTVYRGASPEDRRRVHAALGAVTDPEGEPDRRAWHRAHAAAGPDEEVAAELERSAGRAQARGGVAAAAAFLERATELTLGPVLRAERALAAAQAKHQAGALDAALDLLGVTESGPPDEFRRARCELLRAQIALALSHGRDAPPLLLRAAARLAPLDVRLARETYLHALEAAIFAGNGERIREAAKAAHGAPPAPEPPRPLDRLLDGLAAQLVEGYAAAVVPLQQALNAFRSPDIASEDVFRWTWLAIFAAQNLWDDETYDVITRRHIQIARDTGTLAGLPLALQSHMCGRVFAGELTEAEPLHTECEAVAEATGSQIAPYGGLLLRAWQGREAEFHTLSESAVAGAVARGERIALTATAWASVVLYNGLGHYEDALRAGRQLMDYDYPDQRFLSQWGGAEVIEAAVRAGGRELATDIWAWFSPLLCATGTDWALGVEARTRALLADGPAAEDAYRDAIDHLARTRRRPELARAHLLYGEWLHRERRRGDARDQLRTAHDLYSTMGMAGFAERAARELEATGETIRTHATETSSDLTAQEAQIAHLVQNGHTNPDIAERLFLSPRTIEQHLTRIYDKLMTPPKPPSPPAPP from the coding sequence ATGCTGCGAAACCGACACAGCGAGCGGGTTGAGTTCGACCGGTTGGTCGACGCCGTGCGGGCGGGCCAGAGCCGGGTCCTGGTGGTGCGCGGCGAGCCGGGTGTGGGCAAGACGGCCTTGCTGGAGTACGTCGCCGAGGTCGCCAGGGGGTGTCGGGTGGTGCGCGCGGCCGGAATCGAGTCGGAGACGGAGCTGGCCTTCGCGGGCCTGCACCAGGTGTGCGCGCCGATGCTGGATCGGCTGGCGTGGTTGCCGGACCCGCAGCGGGTCGCGCTGGAAACGGTTCTGGGGCTGGGCACCAGCGCGAGCCCGCCGGATCGGTTCCTGGTCGGGTTGGCCGTGCTGAGCCTGCTGGCGGAGGCCGCCCGCAGGCGGCCGCTGATGTGCCTGGTGGACGACGCGCAGTGGCTGGATCAGGCCTCGGTGCAGACGCTGGCGTTCGTGGCGCGGCGGCTGTCGGCCGAGTCGGTGGGCGTGGTCTTCGCCCTGCGAGAGTCGCACGAGACCGGAGAGCTGACGGGGCTTCCGGAGCTGGTGATCGGTGGTCTTCGCGACGAGGACGCGCGGGAGTTGCTGGACTCGGCGCTGCAAGGACCGCTGGACCCGCAGGTGCGGGACCGGCTCCTGGCCGAGACACGGGGCAATCCGCTGGCGCTGTTGGAGCTTCCAAGCGGGCTGAGCCTGGCCGAGCTGGCGGGTGGGTTCGGGCTGCCGAGCATCAAGGGGCTACCGAGCCGGGTCGAGGAGAGTTTCCACCGGCGGCTGGCGCTGCTGCCGCCCGAGACGCGGTTGCTGCTGCTGGTCGCGGCCGCCGAGCAGAGTGGCGAGCCGGTGCTGTTGTGGCGCGCGGCCGAGCGCCTCGGCACCGGAATCGCAGCGGCGGCGCCGGCGGAGGAGACGGGCCTGGTCACGTTCGGTCCGCGGGTGTGGTTCCGGCATCCGCTGGTGCGCTCGACCGTCTACCGGGGCGCCTCTCCGGAGGATCGGCGCCGCGTGCACGCCGCGCTGGGCGCGGTCACCGACCCGGAGGGGGAACCGGATCGACGGGCGTGGCACCGCGCCCACGCGGCCGCGGGGCCCGACGAGGAGGTCGCGGCCGAACTGGAACGCTCGGCGGGGCGGGCCCAGGCCCGCGGGGGCGTGGCCGCGGCCGCGGCGTTCCTGGAACGGGCCACCGAACTGACCCTCGGCCCGGTCCTGCGCGCCGAGCGAGCACTCGCCGCCGCGCAGGCCAAGCACCAGGCCGGCGCGCTCGACGCCGCGCTAGACCTGCTGGGCGTCACCGAGTCGGGGCCGCCCGACGAATTCCGCCGCGCCCGGTGCGAGCTGCTGCGCGCCCAGATCGCGTTGGCCCTCAGTCACGGACGCGACGCTCCGCCGCTGCTGCTGAGGGCCGCCGCACGGCTCGCGCCGCTCGATGTACGGCTGGCCCGCGAAACCTACCTCCACGCACTAGAAGCAGCAATTTTCGCCGGCAACGGCGAGAGAATTCGGGAGGCGGCGAAGGCTGCGCATGGCGCGCCTCCAGCACCGGAGCCGCCACGCCCGCTCGACCGCCTGCTCGACGGCCTGGCAGCGCAGCTTGTGGAGGGGTACGCGGCCGCAGTGGTGCCGTTGCAGCAGGCCCTGAACGCGTTCCGCAGCCCGGATATCGCTTCTGAGGACGTGTTTCGCTGGACATGGCTGGCCATTTTCGCCGCCCAAAACCTGTGGGATGACGAGACGTACGACGTGATCACTCGCCGGCACATTCAGATCGCCCGCGATACCGGCACGCTCGCCGGGCTCCCCCTCGCCCTGCAATCGCACATGTGCGGGCGCGTGTTTGCCGGCGAGCTGACCGAGGCCGAGCCGTTGCACACGGAATGCGAGGCGGTCGCAGAGGCGACAGGGAGCCAGATTGCCCCTTACGGGGGCCTGCTGCTCAGGGCCTGGCAGGGGCGGGAGGCCGAGTTCCACACCCTGAGCGAGTCAGCCGTCGCGGGCGCGGTCGCGCGGGGCGAGCGCATTGCGCTGACTGCGACGGCGTGGGCGAGCGTGGTGCTCTACAACGGGCTCGGCCACTACGAGGACGCCTTGAGGGCAGGCCGGCAGCTCATGGACTACGACTACCCGGACCAGCGGTTCCTGTCCCAGTGGGGTGGGGCCGAGGTGATCGAGGCGGCCGTCCGAGCCGGGGGGCGCGAGCTCGCCACCGACATCTGGGCCTGGTTCTCGCCGCTGCTGTGCGCCACTGGCACCGACTGGGCGCTCGGCGTGGAGGCGCGCACGCGCGCGCTGCTCGCCGACGGGCCGGCCGCGGAGGACGCCTACCGCGACGCCATCGACCATCTCGCCCGCACCCGCCGCCGGCCCGAGCTGGCCCGGGCGCACCTGCTCTACGGCGAATGGCTGCACCGGGAACGCCGCCGTGGCGACGCCCGCGACCAGCTGCGCACCGCGCACGACCTGTACTCGACGATGGGCATGGCCGGCTTCGCCGAGCGCGCCGCCCGCGAGCTGGAAGCGACTGGCGAAACCATCCGCACCCACGCCACCGAGACCAGCAGTGACCTCACCGCCCAAGAAGCCCAGATCGCCCACCTCGTCCAGAACGGCCACACCAACCCCGACATCGCCGAACGGCTGTTCCTCAGCCCCCGCACCATCGAACAGCACCTCACCCGCATCTACGACAAGCTCATGACACCACCGAAACCGCCGTCTCCTCCGGCGCCACCGTGA
- a CDS encoding helix-turn-helix domain-containing protein, which yields MIPDQEGPATPSGADKFDDEHYPGYTMGRAADMLGTTQGFLRSLDEAGLITPQRSAGGHRRYSRHQLRLATRVRELVDQGTAIDAACRIITLEDQLHEAQRLNQPQRLNTLD from the coding sequence ATGATCCCTGACCAAGAAGGACCGGCCACGCCCAGCGGGGCCGACAAGTTCGACGACGAGCACTACCCCGGCTACACCATGGGCCGGGCCGCCGACATGCTCGGCACCACCCAAGGCTTCCTGCGCAGCCTCGACGAGGCCGGCCTGATCACCCCGCAACGCTCCGCCGGCGGCCACCGCCGCTACTCCCGCCACCAGCTGCGCCTGGCCACCCGCGTACGGGAACTGGTCGACCAGGGCACCGCCATCGACGCCGCCTGCCGCATCATCACCCTCGAAGACCAACTCCACGAAGCCCAGCGCCTCAACCAGCCCCAACGCCTCAACACCCTCGACTGA
- a CDS encoding formate/nitrite transporter family protein has translation MPGDSGDEHGSLPLRSPAGSRDEPELEEAFDRIVAEGRDRLGRPLLPLAATGLLGGVDVAVGVLAYLVVEHETGQPLLASAAFTIGFIALLLARSELFTENFLVPVTALASGTGTWPRLLRLWLVTLAANLAGGFVMAGMIVVALPDLRATAAANGLHYATLGTSWRSLLLAVLAGAVITLMTRMQHSTNGLGVKLVAAVAMSFLLVGAQLFHSVLDSILMFAGLLGGLARYSWGAWALALAWSSLGNIVGGIGLVTSIRLLRVSHRVAEAQDDAHEEAGDQAA, from the coding sequence ATGCCAGGCGATTCGGGCGACGAGCACGGAAGCTTACCCCTGCGTTCTCCGGCCGGGAGCCGGGACGAGCCGGAGCTCGAGGAAGCGTTCGACCGGATCGTCGCCGAAGGTCGCGACCGGCTTGGACGTCCGCTGCTGCCGCTGGCGGCCACCGGCCTGCTCGGCGGCGTCGACGTCGCAGTGGGGGTGCTGGCGTACCTGGTCGTCGAGCACGAGACCGGGCAGCCGCTGCTGGCCTCCGCCGCGTTCACGATCGGGTTCATCGCGCTGCTGCTCGCACGCAGCGAGTTGTTCACCGAGAACTTCCTCGTCCCAGTCACCGCGTTGGCGTCCGGAACGGGTACCTGGCCACGGTTGCTCCGGCTGTGGCTGGTCACCCTCGCCGCGAATCTGGCCGGGGGTTTCGTGATGGCCGGCATGATCGTTGTCGCGCTGCCCGACCTTCGTGCCACCGCGGCCGCGAACGGTCTTCATTACGCCACATTGGGCACGTCTTGGCGCTCGTTGCTGCTGGCCGTGCTGGCCGGCGCGGTGATCACCCTCATGACCCGGATGCAGCACTCGACCAATGGCTTGGGAGTCAAGCTCGTCGCCGCGGTCGCCATGTCGTTCCTTCTCGTCGGCGCGCAATTGTTCCACTCGGTACTCGACTCGATCCTCATGTTCGCCGGCCTGCTGGGTGGCTTGGCGCGCTACTCGTGGGGCGCCTGGGCCCTCGCGCTGGCCTGGTCGTCGCTGGGCAACATCGTCGGCGGCATCGGCCTGGTCACGTCGATCCGGCTGCTGCGGGTGTCACACCGCGTCGCAGAGGCGCAGGACGATGCTCACGAAGAAGCCGGTGATCAGGCAGCTTGA
- a CDS encoding acyl-CoA desaturase: MLSREKTRAENSLIKVFVVVPLLALVTAVPFAWGWGLGWIDLALAAGFYVLTCLGVTIGFHRYFTHGAFKARRGLRIALAVAGSMAMQGPVITWVADHRRHHAFADREGDPHSPWRYGTSPTALAKGFWFAHMGWLFDRQKTNAQRFAPDLLADRDIARIDRSFPALTVLTLLAPALIGGLATMSWWGAVTAFFWASLVRVAVLHHVTWSVNSLCHMIGDRPYAARDKSANFWPLAIASMGESWHNSHHADPTGARHGVRRGQLDISARIIWLFEKAGWVTDVRWPKPERLVRKLNPGYTPGLRGLGRLERGLLDHPSSHR; the protein is encoded by the coding sequence ATGCTCTCGAGAGAAAAGACCCGAGCCGAGAACTCCCTGATCAAGGTTTTCGTCGTCGTCCCCCTGCTGGCGCTGGTCACGGCGGTGCCGTTCGCGTGGGGCTGGGGCCTGGGCTGGATCGACCTCGCGCTGGCCGCCGGGTTCTACGTCCTCACCTGCCTCGGCGTCACGATCGGATTCCACCGGTACTTCACGCACGGTGCGTTCAAGGCCCGCCGCGGGCTGCGGATCGCGCTGGCCGTGGCCGGGAGCATGGCCATGCAGGGGCCGGTGATCACCTGGGTCGCCGACCACCGCCGCCACCACGCCTTCGCCGACCGCGAAGGCGATCCGCATTCCCCGTGGCGCTACGGCACCTCGCCCACCGCGCTCGCGAAGGGATTCTGGTTCGCCCACATGGGCTGGCTGTTCGACCGCCAGAAGACCAACGCCCAGCGGTTCGCCCCCGATCTGCTCGCCGACCGCGACATCGCGCGCATCGACCGCTCGTTCCCCGCGTTGACCGTCCTCACGCTCCTCGCGCCCGCCCTCATCGGCGGACTCGCCACGATGTCCTGGTGGGGCGCGGTGACCGCGTTCTTCTGGGCGAGCCTCGTGCGCGTCGCGGTGCTGCACCACGTGACCTGGTCGGTGAACTCGCTGTGCCACATGATCGGCGACCGGCCCTACGCCGCGCGTGACAAGTCGGCGAACTTCTGGCCGCTGGCCATCGCGTCCATGGGCGAGTCGTGGCACAACTCCCACCACGCCGACCCGACCGGCGCCCGCCACGGCGTCCGCCGCGGCCAGCTGGACATCTCCGCGCGGATCATCTGGCTGTTCGAGAAGGCCGGGTGGGTCACCGACGTCCGCTGGCCGAAGCCCGAACGCCTGGTCCGTAAGCTCAACCCCGGATACACGCCGGGGCTCCGCGGTCTCGGCAGGCTCGAGCGCGGGCTGCTCGACCACCCCTCGTCCCACAGATGA